The genomic window TGCACGAATTCGACACCGTCTATGGTTTCATTACCCTCGAGACGGCGAAGAAGCTCACCGGGAAGGACGGCGTGGACGGAATTCAATTGCGGCTCGACGACCCGTTCAAGGCCAAGGAAATCTCTGAACGCATCGAGGAACATTTGCCGGGTTATCGAGCCGTCACGTGGTACGAGAGCCAGCAGGCCTTCTTTGACGCACTGAAGGAAGAGAAGGTCGTGATGTTCATCATTCTGCTGTTCATCATTCTGGTGGCGGCGTTCAATATTACCAGTACTCTCATCATGGTGGTGATGGAAAAGCGGCGCGATATCGGCATCTTGCGCACCATAGGGGTAAGCAGCGCCTCGGTCCTGCGGCTGTTTGTGCTCGAAGGGCTCTATATCGGGCTTTCGGGGACGTTTGTCGGCCTCCTTTTAGGCATCATGCTCGCCTACAACCTCAATCCGGTTGCTGAGTTTATTGCCTGGACAATGGGCGTGGACCTGTTCAACTCGCAGATCTACTATTTCGACCGCATCCCCGTCGCGGTCCAGTGGATGGATGTGGCGTGGGTGACGGTGTGCGCAGTGATCCTCACGTTTCTTTCGACCATTTATCCGGCGTGGAGCGCTTCCCGCCTTGACCCCGTGGATGCTTTGCGTTATGAGTAGCGAACCCAAGACCCCGGTGATCGAGTGCCGCGGCCTCGAAAAGACCTATCATGACGGGAGCCGCGAGC from Candidatus Hydrogenedentota bacterium includes these protein-coding regions:
- a CDS encoding lipoprotein-releasing ABC transporter permease subunit encodes the protein RFEAFIASRYLRGKRKSRFVSLITLISVAGVSVGVMALIVVMSVMTGFDNELRATIIGNRAHVTVMEWDHDEILDPDTVEGELRAICPEVQGASPFIEVLSLLKTLRGPDGSQIVEFAYVVGVDPKKASDVTLLEQNLSDKNGRTFGVGELPDYKEIVLGYVLAGKLGAYVGTPLIIVTPQLKGGTYMTHPTEMLVTVSGLAQAQMHEFDTVYGFITLETAKKLTGKDGVDGIQLRLDDPFKAKEISERIEEHLPGYRAVTWYESQQAFFDALKEEKVVMFIILLFIILVAAFNITSTLIMVVMEKRRDIGILRTIGVSSASVLRLFVLEGLYIGLSGTFVGLLLGIMLAYNLNPVAEFIAWTMGVDLFNSQIYYFDRIPVAVQWMDVAWVTVCAVILTFLSTIYPAWSASRLDPVDALRYE